TAAACCTTCAGCAATGGCAGATTTACCAACACCAGGTTCACCAATTAGCAGTGGGTTGTTTTTCTTACGTCTACTCAAAATTTGAGATACACGTTCTATTTCTTTTTCACGACCTACAACAGGATCTAGTTTACCTTCTTCCGCCATAGCTGTTAAATCGCGTCCAAAATTATCTAAAACAGGGGTTTTAGATTTCTTATTCGTTTTTCCAGTTGGTGAATTAAATAAATTATCTTTTGATGTGTCGTCATCTGAAGCTGAATCATCATCCGGAAAAGATTCTGATTTCGGCTCTCCTGTAATATCAGGATAATTTTCGTCGTTTGTTATCATAAACTTGAACTGTTCTTTTACGTTATCATAATCCACTTTCAGCTTATTTAGAAGCTTGGTTGTGGGATCGTTGTCGTTTCTTAAAATGCACAAGAGCAAATGTGCTGTATTAATGGAGCTACTCTGAAAAAGTTTCGCTTCCAAAAACGTGGTTTTCAAGGCACGTTCAGCTTGCCTGGTTAGATGTAAGTTCTTCTTATTATTAGAAGTTACTGCCATATTAGGATTTGCAGGACTTAAAATTTCAACCTTGCGTCTTAAATGGTTTAAATCTATTTCTAGAGCACTTAAAATATCAATAGCCTTTCCGCTACCATCTCGTAATAATCCAAGCATCAAATGTTCTGTGCCTATAAAATCGTGACCAAGCCTTAAAGCCTCCTCTTTACTATACGCAATTACGTCTTTAACTCTCGGTGAAAAATTGTCATCCATAAATAATTCCTTTCTGCATTAAATGTACTAAACATATTAGTAAGGACAAAAACCATACCTTAAATAATAGTTTGTATGCTAATAGACAAAAAAATGTTTATAAAGACAAAATATTTAACAGCATACTTATTAACGAAAAGCAGGGTTTGAATTGTTAATAAAAAAACCGAAAAAACACAAAAGAAACCCTTGCTGTAGCTGATGAAATGGTTATATTAGCACGATTTGTAAACCTACAAAAATCTAATTAGTAATATATATGGCAGAAGGAGAAAAATTGATCCCAATTAACATTGAAGATGAAATGAAATCGGCTTACATTGATTATTCAATGTCAGTCATTGTGTCACGTGCTTTACCTGATGTAAGAGATGGTTTAAAACCGGTACATAGACGTGTGCTTTTTGGTATGCACGAACTAGGTGTTAGAGCAACTGGAGCACATAAAAAGTCAGCAAGAATTGTTGGGGAAGTACTAGGTAAGTATCATCCACATGGTGATACATCTGTTTATGATGCTATGGTTCGTATGGCTCAAGAATGGAGTTTACGTTATATGTTAGTGGATGGCCAAGGTAACTTTGGATCTGTTGATGGTGATAGTCCTGCAGCAATGCGTTATACGGAAGCTCGTATGCGTAAAATATCGGAAGATATGCTGGCAGATATAGATAAAGAAACCGTAGATCATAAATTAAACTTTGATGATACCTTACACGAACCAACCGTACTTCCAACACGAATTCCTGGTTTATTAGTTAATGGTGCATCAGGTATTGCCGTTGGTATGGCTACTAATATGCCGCCTCATAACTTAAGTGAAGTGGTGGATGGTATAACAGCTTATATTGAAAATACCGATATTGAAGTTGATGAGTTAATTACACATATTAAAGCACCAGATTTCCCAACTGGAGGAACAATTTATGGTTATGATGGTGTTATTGAAGCGTTCAAAACAGGTCGTGGTCGTATAGTCATGCGTGGAAAAGCACGTATTGAAGAAGTACAAGGTCGTGAATCTATTATTGTTACCGAAATTCCGTACCAAGTGAATAAGGCTGACATGATTAAAAAAACAGCCGATTTAATAAACGAAAAGAAAATGGATGGTATTGCGTCTATTCGCGATGAATCCGATAGAAACGGTATGCGAATTGTTTACGTTTTAAAGCGTGATGCTATTCCTAATATTGTATTAAATACCTTATATAAATACACGGCTTTACAGTCGTCATTTAGTGTTAACAACATTGCTTTAGTCAATGGTCGTCCACAATTATTGAATCTGAAAGACATGATTCACCATTTTGTGGAACACAGACATGATGTGGTTGTACGAAGAACTACTTACGAATTGCGTAAAGCAGAAGAGCGTGCTCACATACTTGAAGGTTTAATTATTGCTTCAGATAATATTGACGAAGTAATTGCGCTTATTCGTGCGTCATCAAATGCGGATGAAGCGCGTGAGAAGTTAATTGAACGTTTTAAACTATCCGAAATTCAGGCCAAAGCCATTGTAGAAATGCGCTTACGTCAGTTAACAGGACTAGAACAAGATAAATTGCGTTCGGAATACGACGAGTTAATGATTACCATTGCTGATTTAAAAGATATTCTTGAGAAAAAAGAACGTCGTATGGAAATCATTAAAGACGAATTATTAGTTGTAAAAGATAAGTATGGTGATGAGCGTCGTTCGGTTATTGAATATGCTGGAGGCGATTTAAGTATTGAAGATATGATTCCAGACGAGCAGGTGGTTATTACCATTTCGCATGCTGGTTATATTAAGCGTACCTCACTTACAGAATATAAAACACAAAATAGAGGAGGTGTAGGACAAAAGGCATCTACTACAAGAAATGAAGACTTTTTAGAGCATCTATTCGTAGGAACTAATCACCAATACATGTTATTCTTCACCCAAAAAGGGAAGTGTTTCTGGATGCGTGTTTATGAAATTCCGGAAGGAAGTAAAACATCTAAAGGTCGCGCTATTCAAAACCTGATTAATATTGAGCAGGATGATAAAGTAAAAGCTTTTATCTGTACGCAAGACTTAAAAGATGAAGACTACATCAATAGCCATTATGTCATTATGGCAACCAAAAAAGGTCAAGTTAAAAAAACGGCTCTAGAGCAATACTCACGTCCACGAACTAATGGTATTAATGCCATTACAATTAAAGAGGATGATGAATTACTAGAAGCCAAATTAACTACTGGAAACAGTCAAGTTATGTTGGCCTTAAAATCTGGTAAAGCTATTCGTTTTGAAGAAGCCAAAACTCGACCAATGGGTAGAAATGCGTCTGGTGTAAGAGGTATTCGCTTACAAGACGAGAATACCGATGAAGTTATAGGTATGATTGCTATTGAAAATCCGCAAGAAGAATCCGTATTAGTTGTTTCTGAAAAAGGATATGGAAAACGTACTTATATTGATGATCCAGAAGATGGTGAAGCTGTTTACAGAATAACGAACAGAGGTGGAAAAGGAGTTAAAACTATTTCTATAACTGAAAAAACTGGTCATTTGGTGGCTATAAAATCGGTGACAGATGAAGAGGATTTAATGATTATTAACAAATCTGGTATTGCCATTCGTATGGCTGTTGCTAATTTACGAGTTATGGGTCGAGCTACACAAGGTGTAAGACTTATAAACTTAAAAGGAAGTGACTCTATTGCGGCTGTTGCAAAAGTAATGAAGGAAGAAGAAGATGAAAACGAAGCCTTGCTAGATGAAGATGGTAACATTATTGAAACTGAACAAGATACTGATAATGGCACAACTTTTGATACGGATGAAAACGAATTAAATAACAATAATTAAGATAATAATATGAGAAACCCAATTTTAGTTGCATTGGCAATTCTAGTAAGTACTGTTTCTTTTGCTCAAAAAAAAGAGTTACGTACAGCTGAAAAAGCAATAAAAAATAAAAATTATGCTGAAGCCAAAACAGCATTGAACCAGGCAGAATCTATGATGTCTGGAATGGATGATAAGCAAAAATCCCAATATCATTTATTAGTAGCTGAAGCATTGTATGCTCAAGGTACAGCAAATAATTCCGACTTAAACAAAGCTATTGAAAGTTTAATTTTGGTAGGAAAGGATTACGAATCCGAATCAATGGAATTAACAACTACTATAGAAAACGAGCTTTTAACTAAAGCCAATAGTATGTACACAGCTAACAATTTTGCTGAAGCTGAAACAAAATTCGAACAATTATACCGTGTAGTACCAAGTGATACAACGTATCTTTATTATGCAGCTGTTAGTGCCGTAAGTGGTCAGGATTATGAAACGGCTTTAAACCATTATTTAGAACTAAATAAACTTGGATACACAGGTGTTACCAAGGAGTATTTTGCAATTAATAAGGAAACTGGTGAAGAAGAAGTCTTTTCCAAAAAAAATCTGGACTTGTATATGAAGACTGGTGAATACATTAAACCAGGTGAACGCGTTTCAGAATCGAAAGCAAATGAAATCACAAAAAATATTGCCTTTATTTATGTTAATTTAGGGAAAACCGAAGAAGCTTTAAAGGCTATAAAATTGGCGCGTGATCAAAACCCGACAGATGTTAATATTATTTTAACAGAAGCTAACTTACAATACAAATTGGGTAATAAGGACGAATATAAGTTGCTAATTGAAAAGGCAATTGATTTAGATCCAACTAATGTAGATTTGTTTTACAATTTAGGTGTTCTTTCGGCTGAAGCTGGGTATAATGACAAAGCTAAAGAATATTATGACAAGGTTATTGAAATGGATCCTACGTATACAAATGCACATACCAATATTGCAGCTTTAATACTAGGTGAGGAGCAAGGTCTTATTGAAGAAATGAATGGTTTAGGAACATCCGCTGCTGATAACAAACGTTATGATGAACTAAAGGCGGAACGTAAAGAGCTTTATAAAACAGCTATTCCTTATTTAGAAGCTGTTTTAGAAGTAGATTCAGAAAATTTAGAGGTTTCTAAAACACTAATGAATATTTATAGTGCCATTGCGGAAACTGAAAAGTACAAGAAAATGAAAGCTAAAGTTGAAGCTTTAGGAGGATAATTCTAATAGGTTTAATTGAATAAAAAAATGCTACTGAAATTCAGTAGCATTTTTTTGTTTTATGTTAATCCAATAATTCGATTTCCATGACTAGCGCTTGAAACAAATTTAATTGATAAGAACCATGGTATGCTAAATATACTTAATTCCTAGAAAACTAAAAAGTCAAAATGCCTGCCCATTTTAAAATAAACAAGATTAAAATTGTAATTCCGGTACTTGTATATATAACACCTTGCCAATAAAAAAGCCGTGTTCCCCATTTATTCCATAATGTACTGCCATATTCCTTTTTGAAATGACCGTTGGTAAGCTTCCAAAAAAGGAAAGCGATATTTAAGAATATTGCAATTGCTATTGGTATGATATTCATTGGTTCTTGAGTTTAAAGTGGTGATTTTTGGGTTCGTTTTATAATAACAGATTCAATATTTAAATAATACTTGAACTTATTTACCCCTCCACAATCCGCTTAATAACGCGTAATTTATGAGTATGCATGCGTGTATCTACATTATAAATTCCGGAATGATCTAATCTATCAATGCGGACTTTACCATGTGCATGAATAATAAAATTATCCGGCATAATAATACCAACATGGACTATCTGTCCTTCGTCATTATCAAAAAATGCTAAATCGCCTGGATCGCTTTCTTCAATAAAACTCAACGCCTCGCCTTGTGTGGCTTGTTGTGAGGCATCGCGGAATAATTTATAACCATTCAATTTATAAACCATTTGGGTAAACCCTGAACAATCTATACCAAAGGGTGTTTTTCCACCCCAAAGATAAGGAGCGTTTAAATATGAAAATGCGGTTTTTAAAATATGCGCTTTAGTAGCTATTTCACTAACCGCATTCCCATCATGTGTATGTTGTAATAAATCCAATCCGTTTAAACTTGAGCCCAACGGAATAGGATATAATTGATTTTCGCTGTCTTCAATAAATTCAACTAAATCCGTTGAAAGAATAGGCGCTTCGTCATGCAATGTATTATAATTGTCTTCTGTAATTTCAAGGTACTGCTTGTTATCAATCCAACCTTCATAGGTATCAAAACCCAATCGGATTCTACTCCAAGACTTCCGTTTTTCAAGCACTTTAAAATAATCACCATACAATACTTGGGACACAAGTTCACTTGTATCACTAGGTTCCAATCGTAATGGAACAATGCTTAAATGACAAATTCCGTATTGCATGCAAAAAGTAAGGTATTAGTTTCTTTCGATAACAACTGCCGAAGCACCACCTCCACCATTACAAATAGCGGCTGCACCAATTTTTGCATTGTTTTGTTCTAAAACATTTAATAATGTAATTAAAATACGAACACCTGAACACCCTAATGGATGTCCTAAAGAAACAGCTCCACCATTCACGTTTACATTGGCATCGTTTAAGCCTAGTATTTTCATATTGGCTAAACCAACAACCGAAAATGCTTCATTAAATTCAAAGAAATCAACATCTTTGATATTAATTCCAGCTTTATCTAACGCTTTAGGTAAGGCTTTAGCAGGCGCTGTTGTAAACCATTCTGGCTCATGAGCAGCATCGGCAAAGCTTTTTATGGTTGCTAGAACTTTCAATCCTAATTCGTCTGCTTTCTCGCGACTCATTAAAACCATAGCACCCGCACCATCATTTATAGTTGAGGCATTGGCAGCTGTAACAGTTCCATCTTTGGTAAAAGCAGGACGTAAAGCTGGTATTTTTTCTAATTTTACATTGGTGAACTCTTCATCTGTATCCACAACTAATGCATCACCACGTCTTTGTGGAACTTCAACTGGAACCACTTCATTATCAAATTTCCCGGCTTCCCAAGCTGCAGCCGATCGTTTATACGATTGAATAGCATAGGCATCCTGATCTTCACGAGAAAATTTATATTCAGTAGCACAAGCGTCGGCACAAACACCCATGGCGTTTTGGTCGTAGGCATCAACTAATCCATCACGTTGCATCCCGTCTTCCATTTTAGCAGGACCAAATTTAGTACCTGTTCTAGCATGCAGATAATGCGGAATTAAACTCATATTTTCCATTCCACCAGCAACCACAACGTCGGCATCACCTAAAGCAATAGCTTGTGCTGCTTGCATAACCGCTTTCATTCCAGATGCACACACTTTATTTACTGTGGTACATGGAACCGTGTTTGGAATTCCTGCGTAAATTGCCGCTTGTCTTGCAGGCGCTTGTCCGGCGCCGGCTTGAACAACATGACCCATAATAACCTCTTGAACTAATTCTGGCTTTAAATTAATTTTTTCCAAAGCACCTTTAATAGCTACAGCACCCAAACGTGGTGCAGGAACAGTTGAAAGGGATCCTAAAAAACTACCAATTGGTGTTCTGGCTGCTGATACAATGACGACTTCTTTACTCATGTTTTTCTAGTTTAATTTTTTAATCCCACAAAATTAATCATTTTTTAATAGAATGTAGAATGATTAGCATTTTATACACCCATAATTTTCGACTATATTTTACTACATTTGAAAATATTTCACCAATCTATGAAAGACTTTATAAATACACTATATAGAAATCATTCGTTAGGCTATAAGCTGTTGCTTTTTATATCGACTACATTTTTAATTGTGTATTTATTTCCTAAAAGTGGTAAATTTAAATACAATTTCGAAAAAGGAAAACCTTGGCAATCAGAAAACCTTTATGCACCCTTTAATTTCGCCATTAAGAAAACGGATGCTGAAATTACCATGGAAAAACAAGAGATTAAGGACGCGTCACCATTATACTTTAATTTAGATGCATCGGTTCCAAACACAATAACTAATAATTTTCAACGTCAATTTAAATCGGTTTTTTCAGATACGATTCCCGTCTATACAAGAAACGATTTAAAGGATGCTGGAATTCAAATAATTGATAAACTCTACCATTTTGGTGTTTTAAACGAAGAACATAATTATTCGGACACCAAAAAAGTCATTATTTTAGAAGGTCGCGTCGAGAAGGAGCAAACCCAATTTGTAAACCTAGTTAAGGAAAATCAATTAAAAGCAATTATTGTCAAGGTTTTAGAAAGTAAGGATTTGTTGACTTATAAAAATGAATTCACATCGTTGTTTTTCGATTTAGTAGAACCAAATTTAGAATTTAACAAGGAATTTTCATCCCGAGTACTTCAAGAAGAGCTCGATAAAGTCTCATATATTCGTGGAAGTGTTGAGCGGGAAACGCTTATTATCTCTAAAGGTGAAGTTGTAGAAGGTGTTAAGTTTCAAATTTTAAAATCGTTAGAATCCGAATATGAATCGCAAGTTTGGAACAAATCTAATTATATATGGATTGTTTTTGCCTACACTCTTTTAGTGGCATTAGCCTTACTTATGCTGTTGTTATTTTTAAGAAAATATCGGATGTCTGTTTTTGAAAATAATGTAAAAGTGACCTTTATTTTCTTTAACGTAGCCTTTATGGTATTAATCACAACCTTGGTGGTTAATTACAATTCGCAATACATTTATGTGGTCCCAATTTGTATTTTGCCCTTGGTGCTAAAAGCCTTTTTTGATGCGCGTTTGGGCCTGTTTACACATGTTTTAACGGTTTTACTATTAGGACTAGTAGTACCTAACAGTTACGAATATATGTTCCTACAAATTATTGCAGGAATCGTTACTATTTTAACCGTGTCGGAATTATACAAACGAGCGAATTTATTTATTTCCGTTGGGCAAATCACCTTAATATATATTGTTGCCTATTTTGCATTCTTCGTTATTCATGAAGGAAGTGTTGAAACCCTACAATGGGAAACTTTTGGTTTGTTTGTGCTTTGTGGCTTGGCAACCTTATTTGTGCAACCGCTAATTTATGCCTACGAAAAACTCTTCGGATTAGTGTCTGATGTATCTTTATTAGAATTATCAGACACCAATACCAAATTATTGAAAGAATTATCAAATAAAGCGCCAGGAACGTTTCACCATTCTTTAAATGTGGCCAATTTAGCTGAAGCTGCTGCTAACGAAATTGGAGCCAATGCTATGTTGGTTCGCGTTGGCGCCTTGTATCACGATATTGGGAAAATGAAAAACCCAACGTATTTTACGGAAAACCAATCTACAGGAATTAATCCGCATGATGAATTATCACCAAGCGAAAGTGCTCAAATTATTATCAATCACGTAATTGATGGAATTGAAATAGCCCGAAAAAATAATCTTCCGGATCGTGTTATCGATTTTATTAGAACCCATCATGGAACGAGTTTGGTATATTATTTCTATATGAAAGAAAAGGAAGTCAACGAGCTCATAGAAATAGAAGATTTCATGTATCCAGGTCCAAAACCTTTCAGTAAAGAAACGGCTATTTTAATGATGTGTGATAGTGTAGAAGCGGCTTCCAAGAGTTTAAAAGAACCTACGTCCACAAAAATTGACGATTTTGTAGAAAGCATTTTAAACAAACAAATGAATGATGATCAGTTTTTAAATGCCAATATTACCTTTAAAGAAATTCAATCTATTAAAAAGATATTGAAACAAAAGCTGACCAACATTTACCACTTACGTATAGAGTATCCTGAATAGGTCACTAGAGTATCCTGAATAGGTCATTTATTTATCACCTTGTATTTTCTTTAACATTACTTTATAAGTATTTCCTTATTTTTGTTCATTACACTAAAACCAATTATAATATGAGGAAATCATTAATATGCGTTTTGGC
Above is a window of Bizionia sp. M204 DNA encoding:
- the gyrA gene encoding DNA gyrase subunit A codes for the protein MAEGEKLIPINIEDEMKSAYIDYSMSVIVSRALPDVRDGLKPVHRRVLFGMHELGVRATGAHKKSARIVGEVLGKYHPHGDTSVYDAMVRMAQEWSLRYMLVDGQGNFGSVDGDSPAAMRYTEARMRKISEDMLADIDKETVDHKLNFDDTLHEPTVLPTRIPGLLVNGASGIAVGMATNMPPHNLSEVVDGITAYIENTDIEVDELITHIKAPDFPTGGTIYGYDGVIEAFKTGRGRIVMRGKARIEEVQGRESIIVTEIPYQVNKADMIKKTADLINEKKMDGIASIRDESDRNGMRIVYVLKRDAIPNIVLNTLYKYTALQSSFSVNNIALVNGRPQLLNLKDMIHHFVEHRHDVVVRRTTYELRKAEERAHILEGLIIASDNIDEVIALIRASSNADEAREKLIERFKLSEIQAKAIVEMRLRQLTGLEQDKLRSEYDELMITIADLKDILEKKERRMEIIKDELLVVKDKYGDERRSVIEYAGGDLSIEDMIPDEQVVITISHAGYIKRTSLTEYKTQNRGGVGQKASTTRNEDFLEHLFVGTNHQYMLFFTQKGKCFWMRVYEIPEGSKTSKGRAIQNLINIEQDDKVKAFICTQDLKDEDYINSHYVIMATKKGQVKKTALEQYSRPRTNGINAITIKEDDELLEAKLTTGNSQVMLALKSGKAIRFEEAKTRPMGRNASGVRGIRLQDENTDEVIGMIAIENPQEESVLVVSEKGYGKRTYIDDPEDGEAVYRITNRGGKGVKTISITEKTGHLVAIKSVTDEEDLMIINKSGIAIRMAVANLRVMGRATQGVRLINLKGSDSIAAVAKVMKEEEDENEALLDEDGNIIETEQDTDNGTTFDTDENELNNNN
- a CDS encoding HDIG domain-containing metalloprotein, with translation MANLAEAAANEIGANAMLVRVGALYHDIGKMKNPTYFTENQSTGINPHDELSPSESAQIIINHVIDGIEIARKNNLPDRVIDFIRTHHGTSLVYYFYMKEKEVNELIEIEDFMYPGPKPFSKETAILMMCDSVEAASKSLKEPTSTKIDDFVESILNKQMNDDQFLNANITFKEIQSIKKILKQKLTNIYHLRIEYPE
- a CDS encoding acetyl-CoA C-acyltransferase, which produces MSKEVVIVSAARTPIGSFLGSLSTVPAPRLGAVAIKGALEKINLKPELVQEVIMGHVVQAGAGQAPARQAAIYAGIPNTVPCTTVNKVCASGMKAVMQAAQAIALGDADVVVAGGMENMSLIPHYLHARTGTKFGPAKMEDGMQRDGLVDAYDQNAMGVCADACATEYKFSREDQDAYAIQSYKRSAAAWEAGKFDNEVVPVEVPQRRGDALVVDTDEEFTNVKLEKIPALRPAFTKDGTVTAANASTINDGAGAMVLMSREKADELGLKVLATIKSFADAAHEPEWFTTAPAKALPKALDKAGINIKDVDFFEFNEAFSVVGLANMKILGLNDANVNVNGGAVSLGHPLGCSGVRILITLLNVLEQNNAKIGAAAICNGGGGASAVVIERN
- a CDS encoding tetratricopeptide repeat protein — protein: MRNPILVALAILVSTVSFAQKKELRTAEKAIKNKNYAEAKTALNQAESMMSGMDDKQKSQYHLLVAEALYAQGTANNSDLNKAIESLILVGKDYESESMELTTTIENELLTKANSMYTANNFAEAETKFEQLYRVVPSDTTYLYYAAVSAVSGQDYETALNHYLELNKLGYTGVTKEYFAINKETGEEEVFSKKNLDLYMKTGEYIKPGERVSESKANEITKNIAFIYVNLGKTEEALKAIKLARDQNPTDVNIILTEANLQYKLGNKDEYKLLIEKAIDLDPTNVDLFYNLGVLSAEAGYNDKAKEYYDKVIEMDPTYTNAHTNIAALILGEEQGLIEEMNGLGTSAADNKRYDELKAERKELYKTAIPYLEAVLEVDSENLEVSKTLMNIYSAIAETEKYKKMKAKVEALGG
- a CDS encoding C40 family peptidase, whose product is MQYGICHLSIVPLRLEPSDTSELVSQVLYGDYFKVLEKRKSWSRIRLGFDTYEGWIDNKQYLEITEDNYNTLHDEAPILSTDLVEFIEDSENQLYPIPLGSSLNGLDLLQHTHDGNAVSEIATKAHILKTAFSYLNAPYLWGGKTPFGIDCSGFTQMVYKLNGYKLFRDASQQATQGEALSFIEESDPGDLAFFDNDEGQIVHVGIIMPDNFIIHAHGKVRIDRLDHSGIYNVDTRMHTHKLRVIKRIVEG